The proteins below are encoded in one region of Sulfitobacter sp. SK012:
- the pdxA gene encoding 4-hydroxythreonine-4-phosphate dehydrogenase PdxA produces MTKPLVLTCGEPAGIGPEIAVRAWEALADQMPMLWLGDPRHLPGDVPHEVISDPAQAAEVTPRALPVLAHPFAGSATPGQPDPANAIGVIDVIARAVALVRSGAACALCTAPIHKKALKDGADFAYPGHTEYLAALAGQCEVVMMLASDQLRVVPTTIHIPLADVPNMLTPALLRRTIEITDEGLRRQFGIPKPRLAVAGLNPHAGEGGTMGHQEVDWIAGLVDELRGEGFDLTGPLPADTMFHAAARARYDAAICMYHDQALIPIKTLDFDLGVNVTLGLPFIRTSPDHGTAFDIAGRGIANPSSMIQAMRLAHRMAANQ; encoded by the coding sequence ATGACCAAACCACTTGTCCTAACCTGCGGGGAGCCTGCAGGCATCGGGCCCGAAATCGCCGTGCGCGCTTGGGAAGCCTTGGCTGACCAGATGCCGATGTTGTGGTTGGGCGATCCGCGCCACCTGCCCGGTGACGTGCCCCATGAAGTGATCAGCGACCCAGCGCAGGCCGCTGAGGTCACGCCGCGTGCGCTGCCGGTGCTTGCCCATCCTTTTGCAGGAAGCGCCACACCGGGCCAGCCAGATCCTGCAAATGCCATTGGTGTCATCGATGTGATCGCGCGGGCCGTTGCTCTGGTGCGCAGCGGTGCGGCTTGTGCCCTGTGCACTGCGCCGATCCACAAAAAGGCTCTGAAAGACGGCGCTGATTTTGCCTACCCCGGCCACACCGAATACCTTGCGGCGTTGGCGGGACAGTGCGAAGTGGTGATGATGCTCGCCTCGGATCAACTGCGCGTGGTGCCCACAACAATTCACATCCCGCTTGCAGACGTCCCCAACATGCTCACGCCAGCTTTGTTGCGCCGCACCATTGAGATCACCGACGAAGGCCTGCGCCGCCAGTTTGGCATTCCCAAACCGCGCCTTGCTGTCGCTGGTCTGAACCCCCACGCGGGCGAAGGCGGCACAATGGGACACCAAGAGGTAGACTGGATCGCCGGACTGGTGGACGAGTTGCGCGGCGAGGGCTTTGACCTCACAGGCCCCTTGCCCGCAGATACGATGTTTCACGCAGCCGCCCGTGCGCGCTATGACGCCGCAATATGTATGTACCACGATCAGGCGTTGATCCCGATCAAGACCCTTGATTTTGACCTTGGTGTGAACGTCACGTTGGGCCTGCCATTCATCCGCACCTCGCCCGACCATGGAACCGCCTTTGACATCGCCGGGCGCGGCATTGCAAACCCATCAAGCATGATACAAGCCATGCGTTTGGCCCACCGAATGGCAGCAAACCAATGA